One segment of Mycolicibacterium sp. YH-1 DNA contains the following:
- a CDS encoding AAA family ATPase, protein MTHLQLTARLNTSALDARRGVVRLHPEVLAALGIREWDAVSLTGARTTAAVVGVAPAGTATGIALLDDVTMSNAGLRESTMVIVAPVTVYGAKSVSLSGSRLASQSVSPATLRMALLGKVMTVGDTVSLLPRDLGPGTSTSAASSALASSVGITWTSELLTVTGVDPAGPVSVQPNSLVTWGDGVTTASDSPTAGQYTVTGPSQHDLQPERPPIPIDDIRGAHAQVGRLTEWLKLALDEPELLATLGATPNLGVLVSGPAGVGKATMVRAVCAKRRLVELDGPEVGALRAEDRHTRVAAAVATVRDGGGVLLITDVDTLLPATAEPVATLILSELRTAVATPGVAFIATSAVPDGVDVRLRAPDLCDRELGMSLPDGATRKALLEVLLRGVPTVDLNLDEIGSKTPGFVVADLAALVREAALRAAARASEDGKPPAITQADFSGALSVIRPLSRSATEEVAVGAVTLDDVGDMVETKQALTEAVLWPLQHPDTFERLGVQPPRGVLLYGPPGCGKTFVVRALASTGRLSVHAVKGAELMDKWVGSSEKAVRELFTRARDSAPSLIFLDEIDALAPRRGQSFDSGVTDRVVAALLTELDGIDPLRDVVVLGATNRPDLIDPALLRPGRLEKLVFVEPPDADARRDILRASGKSIPLSADVDLDALADDLDGYSAADCVALLREAALTAMRRSIDTADVTAEDVAKAREAVRPSLDPVQVASLRAFSEGR, encoded by the coding sequence ATGACCCACCTGCAGTTGACCGCGCGGTTGAACACGTCGGCCCTGGATGCGCGCCGCGGCGTGGTCCGTCTTCATCCTGAAGTGCTTGCCGCGCTGGGAATCCGGGAGTGGGACGCAGTGTCCCTGACCGGTGCCCGCACCACCGCCGCGGTCGTCGGCGTCGCGCCGGCCGGCACAGCGACGGGAATCGCACTTCTGGACGACGTCACGATGTCGAACGCCGGGCTGCGGGAGAGCACGATGGTGATCGTCGCCCCGGTCACGGTGTACGGCGCCAAGTCGGTCTCACTGAGCGGGTCTCGGCTGGCGAGCCAGTCGGTGTCCCCGGCAACACTGCGAATGGCGCTGCTGGGCAAGGTGATGACCGTCGGTGACACCGTGTCCCTGTTACCGCGCGACCTCGGCCCCGGCACCTCCACGTCGGCCGCCTCCTCCGCGCTGGCGTCCTCGGTGGGCATCACGTGGACCTCCGAGCTGCTCACCGTCACCGGTGTCGACCCGGCCGGTCCCGTGAGCGTGCAGCCGAACTCGCTGGTCACCTGGGGTGACGGCGTCACGACCGCGAGCGACTCCCCCACGGCGGGGCAGTACACCGTGACAGGCCCCAGCCAGCACGATCTCCAGCCCGAGCGGCCACCTATCCCTATCGACGACATCAGAGGTGCGCACGCCCAGGTCGGCAGGCTCACCGAGTGGCTCAAGCTCGCGCTCGACGAACCCGAACTGCTTGCCACGCTGGGCGCCACACCGAATCTCGGTGTCCTGGTGTCCGGGCCCGCGGGCGTCGGCAAGGCCACCATGGTGCGGGCCGTGTGCGCCAAGCGCCGCCTCGTCGAACTCGACGGCCCCGAGGTGGGGGCGCTGCGCGCGGAGGATCGACACACCAGGGTGGCGGCGGCGGTCGCCACGGTGCGCGACGGTGGCGGCGTCCTGCTGATCACCGACGTCGACACGCTGCTGCCCGCGACTGCCGAGCCCGTGGCCACGCTCATCCTGTCCGAGCTGCGGACGGCGGTTGCCACACCGGGCGTCGCGTTCATCGCGACCTCGGCCGTGCCCGACGGCGTCGACGTCCGGCTGCGCGCCCCCGACCTGTGCGATCGCGAACTGGGCATGAGCCTGCCCGACGGCGCCACGCGCAAGGCGCTTCTGGAGGTACTGCTGCGCGGAGTCCCGACAGTGGATCTGAACCTCGACGAGATCGGCTCGAAGACACCGGGTTTCGTGGTCGCAGATCTCGCAGCGCTGGTGCGCGAGGCCGCGCTTCGGGCCGCCGCACGCGCGAGCGAGGACGGCAAGCCGCCGGCGATCACCCAGGCCGACTTCTCCGGAGCACTGTCGGTGATTCGCCCGCTGTCGCGCTCGGCCACCGAGGAGGTGGCGGTCGGCGCGGTGACGCTCGACGACGTCGGCGACATGGTCGAGACCAAGCAGGCGCTCACCGAGGCGGTGCTGTGGCCGCTGCAACACCCCGACACCTTCGAACGCCTCGGCGTCCAACCGCCCCGGGGTGTGCTGCTCTACGGTCCGCCCGGCTGCGGCAAGACGTTCGTTGTCCGCGCCCTGGCCAGCACCGGCCGGCTGTCCGTGCATGCCGTCAAGGGCGCGGAGCTGATGGACAAGTGGGTCGGCTCATCGGAGAAGGCGGTGCGCGAACTGTTCACGCGCGCACGCGATTCCGCGCCGTCGCTGATCTTTCTCGACGAGATCGACGCACTGGCCCCGCGGCGTGGGCAGAGCTTCGACTCCGGTGTCACCGACCGCGTGGTCGCCGCACTGCTCACCGAGCTCGACGGTATCGATCCCCTGCGCGATGTCGTGGTGCTCGGTGCCACGAACCGGCCCGACCTCATCGATCCGGCCCTGCTGCGACCAGGGCGGCTGGAGAAGCTGGTCTTCGTCGAACCCCCCGACGCCGACGCGCGCCGCGACATCCTGCGCGCATCGGGAAAGTCCATCCCGTTGAGTGCTGACGTCGACCTCGACGCGCTCGCCGACGATCTCGACGGCTACAGCGCGGCCGACTGCGTGGCGCTGCTGCGGGAAGCTGCGCTGACCGCGATGCGGCGGTCGATCGACACCGCCGACGTCACGGCCGAGGACGTCGCCAAGGCCCGCGAGGCGGTGCGGCCATCGCTTGATCCCGTGCAGGTGGCCTCGCTGCGCGCGTTCTCCGAGGGCCGGTGA
- a CDS encoding SDR family NAD(P)-dependent oxidoreductase encodes MSTKWTEHDVPSQEGRVAIVTGSNTGLGFHTARVLAEHGARVVLAVRNTDKGRDAAVEIAKTAPGADVTVHELDLGSLASVRDAAEKLKATYPLIDLLINNAGVMYPPKQTTKDGFELQFGTNHLGHFAFTGLLLDHILPVERSRVVVVASMAHNIRAGIHFDDLQSERSYNRVSAYGQSKLANLMFAYDLQRRLAAKNAQTIAVAAHPGLSNTELMRHIPGANLPGVMKAAGLVTNSPAMGALATLRAATDPAVKGGQYYGPDGFQELRGYPVLVKSSAQSHDKTIQDKLWTVSEELTDVTYPV; translated from the coding sequence ATGAGCACGAAGTGGACAGAGCACGACGTTCCGAGTCAGGAGGGCCGCGTCGCCATCGTGACCGGCTCCAATACCGGCCTCGGGTTTCACACCGCCAGGGTGCTCGCCGAACATGGCGCCCGAGTGGTTCTCGCGGTGCGCAACACCGACAAGGGCCGGGATGCGGCCGTCGAGATCGCCAAGACAGCTCCCGGCGCTGACGTCACGGTGCACGAACTGGACCTCGGCTCGCTGGCCTCGGTCCGCGACGCGGCGGAGAAGCTGAAGGCGACCTACCCGCTCATCGACCTTCTGATCAACAACGCCGGCGTGATGTACCCGCCCAAGCAGACCACCAAGGATGGCTTCGAGCTTCAGTTCGGCACCAACCATCTTGGCCACTTCGCGTTCACCGGGCTGTTGCTCGATCACATTCTGCCCGTCGAGCGTTCGCGGGTCGTCGTGGTCGCCAGCATGGCGCACAACATCCGGGCCGGCATCCACTTCGACGACCTGCAGTCGGAGCGCAGCTATAACAGGGTGTCCGCCTACGGGCAGTCCAAGCTGGCCAACCTGATGTTCGCCTACGATCTGCAGCGCCGCCTGGCGGCAAAGAACGCGCAAACCATCGCGGTCGCGGCGCATCCGGGCCTGTCCAACACCGAACTCATGCGCCACATCCCCGGCGCGAACCTGCCGGGTGTCATGAAGGCCGCGGGTCTGGTCACCAACAGCCCGGCCATGGGTGCGCTGGCCACGCTGCGCGCCGCGACCGACCCTGCGGTCAAGGGCGGGCAGTACTACGGCCCCGACGGATTCCAGGAGCTGCGCGGATATCCCGTACTCGTCAAGTCCAGTGCGCAGTCCCACGACAAGACGATCCAGGACAAGCTGTGGACCGTGTCCGAGGAACTCACCGACGTCACCTACCCGGTGTGA
- a CDS encoding class I SAM-dependent methyltransferase produces MAVDEAKLNEFLGKAVGDLGAAMSSALMLVGDRLGLYRELAKGAVTSAELAERTGTNERYVREWLGNQGAGGYVQYDPATELWSMSEEQALCLTDPNGPVDLPGAYNIVEATFHALGHTVDNFRSGAGMEWGEHHPCLFEGTERFFRAGYNTNLIGSWLPALDGVVDKLQRGAKVGDIGCGHGASTILMALTYPDSEFVGYDYHAESIDVATEKAAAAGAQNARFEVADAVGYEGRGFDLIAFFDCLHDMADPVSVARHARTAVSSDGTAMIVEPFAGDVVTDNLNPVGRVMYGASTQICVPVSLARNGPALGAQAGEARIREVVVDGGGFSRFRRATETPFNLVLEARP; encoded by the coding sequence AAGCAAAGCTGAACGAGTTCCTCGGCAAGGCCGTGGGGGATCTGGGTGCGGCGATGAGTTCGGCCCTGATGCTCGTCGGGGATCGACTCGGGTTGTACCGAGAGCTGGCAAAGGGTGCGGTCACCTCCGCCGAACTGGCCGAACGCACCGGCACCAACGAACGCTACGTCCGCGAATGGCTGGGCAATCAGGGCGCGGGCGGCTACGTGCAATATGACCCGGCGACTGAGCTGTGGTCCATGAGCGAGGAACAGGCGTTGTGCCTGACCGATCCGAATGGCCCGGTGGACCTGCCCGGCGCCTACAACATCGTCGAGGCGACCTTCCACGCCCTTGGCCACACCGTCGACAACTTCAGGTCGGGTGCAGGCATGGAGTGGGGTGAACACCATCCGTGCCTGTTCGAGGGCACCGAACGATTCTTCCGGGCGGGCTACAACACCAACCTGATCGGGTCGTGGCTGCCCGCCCTGGACGGCGTCGTCGACAAACTGCAGCGCGGCGCGAAGGTCGGCGACATCGGCTGCGGGCACGGTGCCAGCACCATCCTGATGGCGTTGACCTACCCCGATTCGGAATTCGTCGGATACGACTACCACGCCGAGTCGATCGATGTCGCAACGGAGAAGGCGGCGGCAGCCGGTGCGCAGAATGCGCGGTTCGAGGTCGCAGACGCGGTCGGTTACGAGGGCAGGGGATTCGACCTCATCGCGTTCTTCGACTGCCTCCACGACATGGCCGATCCGGTCAGTGTGGCCAGGCACGCAAGGACGGCGGTGAGCTCCGACGGCACCGCGATGATCGTGGAACCGTTCGCGGGTGACGTGGTGACCGACAACCTGAACCCGGTGGGCCGGGTGATGTACGGCGCCTCGACACAGATCTGCGTGCCCGTCTCGCTTGCGCGCAACGGCCCGGCGCTGGGTGCTCAAGCGGGCGAGGCCCGGATCCGCGAAGTCGTCGTCGACGGCGGTGGCTTCAGCCGTTTCCGGCGCGCCACCGAAACCCCGTTCAATCTGGTGCTCGAGGCCCGCCCGTAG
- the glp gene encoding gephyrin-like molybdotransferase Glp, with protein sequence MRSVEEHQSVVAGLITARTAITVPLAEALGLVLATDIVAPLSLPGFDNSAMDGYAVMADDIAGATSSNPVRLPVAEDIPAGRTDLLTLAPGTAHRIMTGAPLPSGATTVVPVEATDGAIDVVEIRSATKPGQHIRRAGEDVSAGTTVLTAGQVLTPPALGLAAALGLAECNVIPRQRVLVMSTGSELVSPGTPLQPGQIYESNAVMLAAAVRDAGAEVSTVAMCSDDVDTFRDVLVRNCADADLVITTGGVSAGAYEVVKDSLGEEVEFAKVAMQPGMPQGAGRVAGTPIITLPGNPVSALVSFEVFVRAPLRAAMGLPDPGRKRRTATLTESLTSPQGKRQFRRGVIDDDAVTSYGPPASHHLRWLASANCLLEIGEEVTELSAGSAVRVWDLS encoded by the coding sequence ATGCGTTCAGTCGAAGAACACCAGAGTGTGGTCGCCGGGCTCATCACCGCACGCACCGCGATCACGGTCCCGCTGGCCGAGGCGCTCGGCCTCGTCCTGGCCACCGATATCGTGGCCCCACTCTCTCTGCCCGGTTTCGACAACTCCGCCATGGACGGGTACGCCGTCATGGCCGATGACATCGCAGGCGCCACGTCAAGCAATCCAGTGAGACTTCCTGTCGCCGAGGACATCCCGGCTGGACGCACCGATCTGCTGACGCTCGCACCCGGTACCGCGCATCGCATCATGACGGGAGCACCGCTGCCGTCGGGTGCCACCACGGTGGTTCCGGTCGAGGCCACCGACGGCGCCATCGACGTCGTCGAGATTCGTTCGGCCACCAAACCCGGCCAACACATTCGGCGGGCGGGCGAGGATGTCAGCGCCGGCACCACGGTGCTCACCGCGGGCCAGGTCCTGACCCCGCCTGCACTCGGACTGGCTGCGGCCCTGGGGCTGGCGGAGTGCAATGTCATTCCGCGACAACGGGTTCTGGTGATGTCGACGGGCTCGGAACTCGTCTCCCCCGGCACCCCGCTGCAACCCGGCCAGATCTACGAGTCCAACGCCGTGATGCTGGCCGCCGCGGTTCGAGACGCGGGAGCCGAGGTGTCAACCGTCGCGATGTGCTCGGATGACGTCGACACCTTCCGCGATGTCCTGGTTCGCAACTGTGCCGACGCCGATCTCGTCATCACCACGGGCGGTGTCAGCGCGGGCGCCTACGAGGTGGTCAAGGACTCGCTCGGCGAGGAGGTCGAGTTCGCCAAAGTCGCGATGCAGCCCGGGATGCCGCAGGGCGCGGGCCGGGTCGCGGGCACGCCGATCATCACACTGCCTGGCAATCCGGTAAGCGCACTGGTGTCGTTCGAGGTTTTCGTCCGCGCCCCACTGCGCGCGGCCATGGGCCTGCCTGATCCCGGACGCAAGCGGCGCACCGCGACGCTCACCGAGTCGCTCACCTCACCGCAGGGCAAGCGCCAGTTCAGACGCGGTGTCATCGACGATGACGCCGTCACCAGCTATGGTCCGCCGGCATCGCATCACCTGCGCTGGCTGGCGTCGGCCAACTGCCTCCTCGAGATCGGCGAGGAAGTCACCGAGCTGAGCGCCGGGTCGGCGGTGCGGGTGTGGGACTTGAGCTAG
- a CDS encoding PH domain-containing protein: protein MLLVHPIHEVLRQLPLLIGSVVLGTATGNPLWSVAALVLLVAYGIARWFTTTYRIDAEQIQRREGVLQRTVLSVPRNRIRSVSTDARLLHRLLGLTVVKVSTGQEAKGDTEFALDAVRVEEVTDLRAMLLVDAPGPGPSSAQAPAVVLARWEPSWLRYSPLSLTGLAMIAAVVGVVYQTGAVAALEDSELAQAGLDTAQRLGVVVTVAAAGLAVLVASVTLSVLRSLVTFGNLVLSRRDDGEGGDRVLHLTHGLLRVREHTYDMRRLRGGTLREPLLVRAFGGARLDAVMTGVDGSGEASLLLPPCPRSTAERVLFDLTAAEVGGELRRHGRVAARRRSTRALALPVVAAVAAVVWSAPPWAWALLAVGTAACAFLGFDRARSLGHRVGDGWLVARSGSLDRRRDCIAAAGVIGWTVRQTWFQRRAGVATLVAATAAGVKGYRVLDVPAEWAWSIAAEATPWVGRTEWAASQTYTASA from the coding sequence ATGCTGCTGGTGCACCCGATCCACGAGGTGCTGCGCCAACTACCGCTGCTCATCGGTTCGGTGGTGTTGGGCACCGCGACGGGCAACCCGCTGTGGTCGGTGGCGGCGCTGGTGCTCTTGGTGGCCTACGGCATCGCCCGGTGGTTCACCACCACCTACCGCATCGACGCCGAGCAGATCCAGCGCCGCGAGGGGGTGCTGCAACGGACGGTGCTGTCGGTGCCGCGCAACAGGATCCGATCGGTCTCGACCGACGCGCGATTGCTGCACCGGCTGCTCGGGCTCACCGTCGTCAAGGTGAGTACCGGTCAGGAGGCCAAGGGGGACACGGAGTTCGCGCTCGACGCCGTCCGGGTCGAGGAGGTGACCGATCTGCGCGCGATGCTGCTCGTGGATGCGCCAGGGCCCGGGCCGAGTTCGGCGCAGGCACCGGCGGTGGTGCTGGCCCGCTGGGAGCCGTCGTGGCTGCGCTACAGCCCGCTGAGCCTCACCGGGCTGGCGATGATCGCCGCGGTGGTGGGCGTGGTCTATCAGACGGGAGCGGTTGCCGCGCTGGAGGACTCGGAGCTGGCGCAGGCGGGGCTGGACACGGCGCAGCGGCTCGGTGTCGTCGTCACGGTTGCGGCCGCAGGGCTGGCGGTGCTGGTGGCGTCGGTGACGCTGTCGGTGCTGCGGTCACTGGTCACGTTCGGCAATCTGGTGCTGTCGCGGCGCGATGACGGCGAGGGCGGGGACCGTGTGCTGCACCTGACTCATGGCCTGCTGCGGGTGCGCGAGCACACCTACGATATGCGCCGTCTGCGCGGTGGGACGTTGCGCGAACCACTGCTGGTCCGAGCGTTCGGGGGTGCCCGCCTGGACGCGGTGATGACGGGTGTGGACGGGTCGGGCGAGGCGTCGCTGCTGCTGCCGCCGTGCCCGCGGAGCACCGCCGAGAGGGTTCTGTTCGACCTGACGGCGGCCGAGGTCGGCGGGGAGTTGCGGCGTCACGGGCGGGTCGCGGCGCGCCGGCGGTCGACGCGGGCGCTGGCGTTGCCCGTCGTCGCCGCTGTGGCCGCCGTGGTCTGGTCGGCACCGCCGTGGGCGTGGGCGCTTCTCGCGGTGGGGACGGCGGCGTGCGCGTTCCTCGGCTTCGACCGGGCCCGATCGCTGGGGCACCGCGTCGGTGACGGGTGGCTGGTCGCGCGGTCGGGAAGCCTGGACCGGCGCCGTGACTGCATCGCCGCCGCTGGCGTCATCGGCTGGACGGTGCGCCAGACCTGGTTCCAGCGCCGCGCGGGCGTTGCCACGTTGGTCGCGGCCACCGCAGCGGGAGTCAAGGGCTACCGGGTTCTCGATGTGCCCGCCGAGTGGGCCTGGTCGATCGCCGCGGAGGCGACGCCGTGGGTGGGTCGGACCGAGTGGGCTGCTTCTCAGACCTACACGGCGTCGGCCTGA
- a CDS encoding phosphatidylserine decarboxylase: MARPARPSDAPAQSEIARLVELVQMTIPPIHPAGLPFIAGGLGIAAAGRRRRWVRNAGLSAAGACALFFRHPPRVPPTREGVVVAPADGRVTLIERVVPPAELNLSDQPMTRISIFLSVFDAHVQRAPVTGEVVSIKYQPGRFGSAERDEASTENERNSVWIRTADGVDVVAVQIAGLIARRIVCSANVGDKVAIGDTYGLIRFGSRLDTYLPADATVLVEIGQRAIGGETVLAELPR, translated from the coding sequence ATGGCCAGACCAGCGCGACCATCCGACGCACCCGCCCAATCCGAGATCGCTCGGCTGGTTGAGCTGGTGCAGATGACCATCCCTCCAATCCACCCTGCCGGCCTGCCGTTCATCGCAGGCGGGCTCGGGATCGCGGCCGCGGGCCGCCGCCGCCGTTGGGTGCGCAATGCGGGGCTGAGTGCCGCGGGCGCGTGTGCACTGTTCTTCCGGCACCCGCCCCGCGTGCCACCGACCCGAGAAGGGGTCGTCGTCGCACCGGCCGACGGTCGGGTCACCCTGATCGAGAGGGTCGTGCCACCCGCAGAGCTCAACCTCTCCGATCAGCCGATGACACGCATCAGCATCTTCCTGTCGGTGTTCGACGCCCACGTCCAGCGGGCGCCGGTAACCGGTGAGGTCGTCAGCATCAAGTACCAGCCGGGCCGGTTCGGTTCGGCTGAACGCGATGAGGCCAGCACGGAGAACGAGCGCAACAGCGTGTGGATCCGTACCGCCGACGGTGTCGACGTCGTGGCCGTGCAGATCGCGGGTCTCATCGCCCGCCGCATCGTGTGCTCGGCGAACGTCGGCGACAAAGTCGCCATCGGCGACACCTACGGCCTGATCCGGTTCGGCTCGCGGCTGGACACCTATCTGCCCGCCGACGCGACGGTGCTCGTCGAGATCGGTCAGCGCGCGATCGGCGGCGAGACGGTCCTGGCGGAGTTGCCCCGATGA
- a CDS encoding phosphatidylcholine/phosphatidylserine synthase has protein sequence MRPRIKKPPQLSVRILPSALTVAAICLGLSAVKFALEGRPTEAMALLAGAAILDALDGRAARLLKATSRMGEEIDSLADAVNFGVAPAFIVYATLLEHSQLGWIVVLFYAVCIVLRLARYNAMLDADGPAYEKEYFVGMPAPAGAIGAIGPIAAKLQFPGPWWDTPQAEWAVIAWMIGVSLLVVSAIPMRKVHTFAVSPNMVAPLLALLAILVAASIQYGYIVIMVIIVAYVIHIPFAIRTRAWLANHPEVWDDKPKVQRQTRRAIRRAQPHRRSSARLGLRRPGSGTGPGPRR, from the coding sequence ATGAGACCCCGCATCAAGAAACCACCCCAGCTGTCGGTGCGCATTCTGCCGAGCGCGCTGACGGTGGCGGCCATCTGCCTTGGGCTCTCAGCGGTGAAGTTCGCGTTAGAGGGGCGGCCCACCGAGGCGATGGCGCTGCTCGCGGGTGCCGCGATCCTCGATGCGCTCGACGGGCGGGCGGCCCGCCTGCTCAAGGCGACGTCGAGGATGGGCGAGGAGATCGACTCGCTGGCCGACGCCGTGAACTTCGGTGTGGCACCGGCGTTCATCGTGTACGCGACGCTGTTGGAGCACTCGCAGCTGGGGTGGATCGTGGTGCTGTTCTACGCGGTGTGCATTGTGCTCCGCCTGGCGCGCTACAACGCGATGCTGGACGCCGACGGTCCCGCGTATGAGAAGGAGTACTTCGTCGGCATGCCCGCCCCGGCGGGTGCGATCGGCGCGATCGGTCCGATCGCCGCCAAGCTCCAGTTCCCCGGGCCCTGGTGGGACACACCCCAGGCCGAGTGGGCGGTCATCGCCTGGATGATCGGCGTCTCACTTCTGGTGGTCAGCGCGATCCCGATGCGCAAGGTGCACACGTTCGCGGTGTCACCGAATATGGTCGCTCCGCTGTTGGCACTGCTTGCCATTCTCGTTGCGGCGTCGATTCAGTACGGCTACATCGTGATCATGGTGATCATCGTGGCCTACGTCATCCACATCCCGTTCGCCATCCGGACCAGGGCCTGGCTCGCCAATCACCCCGAGGTGTGGGACGACAAACCGAAGGTGCAGCGTCAGACTCGGCGCGCGATCCGGCGGGCACAGCCTCACCGGCGCTCCTCGGCCCGCCTTGGCCTGCGCAGGCCCGGTTCGGGGACTGGACCCGGTCCGCGCCGGTGA
- a CDS encoding PH domain-containing protein, whose protein sequence is MTLIDPTNPPSRRAPLVWAIGAAIPWGVLAVAQVVWFSVDGRHVALHAAAASATVLGIALFVFVVPMWRYRVHRWEIGAQAVYTRTGWLVQERRIAPISRVQTVDTQRGPLDRLFGLATVTVTTASSAGAVRIVALDSDVADRIAAELTDIASIGEQDAT, encoded by the coding sequence CTGACATTGATCGACCCCACGAACCCGCCCAGCCGCAGGGCACCGCTGGTCTGGGCGATCGGCGCGGCCATCCCGTGGGGTGTGCTTGCGGTGGCACAGGTGGTGTGGTTCTCCGTCGACGGCAGACATGTCGCGCTGCACGCCGCCGCCGCAAGCGCGACGGTGCTCGGCATCGCATTGTTCGTGTTCGTCGTGCCGATGTGGCGATACCGGGTGCACCGGTGGGAGATCGGGGCGCAGGCCGTCTACACCCGGACCGGCTGGCTGGTGCAGGAGCGCCGCATCGCCCCGATCTCGCGCGTGCAGACCGTTGACACCCAGCGCGGCCCGTTGGATCGGTTGTTCGGCCTGGCCACCGTCACGGTGACGACAGCGTCCTCCGCGGGCGCGGTGCGGATCGTGGCGCTGGACTCCGATGTCGCAGACCGGATCGCCGCAGAACTCACCGACATCGCCTCGATCGGTGAGCAGGACGCGACGTGA
- a CDS encoding HAD-IIA family hydrolase produces the protein MAIGGVLFDIDGVLVTSWQPIPGAAETLRVLADHQIARSYLTNTTTRTRVQIAELLTGAGMAVAADEVITAAVLTAEYVRDRYPGARCFLVNSGQIGEDMAGVDVVYSNEVGDSHETPDVILMGGAGPEYDHVTLSRVYDWMAQGVPVVAMHRSTAWKSADGLRIDTGMYLLGMEETSGRKAVGVGKPAPEGFLASANRLGVDPEEMYMVGDDLNNDVLAAQVVGMAGVLVRTGKFRQDTLDRWAADEFAMQPNHVIDSVADLPALLGL, from the coding sequence ATGGCTATCGGTGGTGTGCTCTTCGACATCGATGGTGTCCTGGTGACCTCATGGCAGCCGATTCCGGGTGCGGCGGAGACATTGCGGGTGTTGGCGGATCACCAGATCGCGCGCAGCTACCTCACCAACACGACCACGCGCACCCGCGTCCAGATCGCCGAGCTGCTCACCGGGGCCGGTATGGCCGTCGCCGCCGACGAGGTGATCACGGCCGCGGTGCTCACGGCCGAATACGTGCGGGACCGCTACCCCGGCGCGCGGTGCTTCCTGGTGAATAGCGGGCAGATCGGCGAGGACATGGCCGGCGTCGACGTCGTCTACTCCAATGAGGTCGGTGACTCACACGAGACTCCCGACGTCATCCTGATGGGCGGCGCGGGCCCGGAATACGACCACGTCACGCTCAGCCGGGTCTATGACTGGATGGCACAGGGCGTTCCGGTGGTGGCGATGCACCGCAGCACGGCGTGGAAGTCCGCCGACGGACTGCGCATCGACACGGGCATGTACCTGCTGGGCATGGAGGAGACCTCGGGCCGCAAGGCAGTGGGCGTGGGCAAACCCGCCCCGGAGGGGTTCCTCGCCTCGGCCAACCGGCTCGGGGTCGACCCCGAGGAGATGTACATGGTGGGCGATGACCTCAACAACGACGTCCTTGCGGCGCAGGTGGTCGGTATGGCAGGCGTGCTGGTGCGCACCGGGAAGTTCCGGCAGGACACGCTCGACCGCTGGGCTGCCGATGAATTCGCGATGCAGCCCAATCACGTCATCGACTCGGTGGCAGACCTGCCGGCGCTGCTCGGGTTGTAG